From the genome of Jannaschia sp. S6380:
CGTCCGCATCGCGGGCGCTTCCGAGAGCGTGGCGTCGAAGATCGTGGCGTAGGTCGAGGCCCGGCGGACGACGTCCGCCGCAGCCCCGGAGAAGCGAAGGCCCCCCAGCGGGGCCTTCGGCGTTCGGGGGGGTGGCAAAAACCACTGCTTCCCGCCAGCTGGATGGTCTTGCGAACGACCTGTGGCGGCCCATTTCCCGGGGCTGACCGTTACGGAAGCCCCCCGCATCCTGCGCGACCCCGTGGCGGTCTTACGGTGTCGCGCAATGGTTCACGACTCGCATAAGTTTCCGATCGTGCGGGTCGCGGCAGCCCTGCGCCGGAACGGCCTGCCGGGCAACGAGATGCCGGACGCCGATCCGCTGGATGGCGGGACAATGGCGCGGCTGCTGTTCCTGCTGGAGAATCCCGGACCCGGGAACGTCGCCCACGCGCGGTGGCGCGGGTTTCGTCAGCCGGAAAAATGATGATCCTACGGCCGAAGCTTCCCGGTATTTTTCTCCGGACAGCCGGGCTGGTGCGCGCCGACGTGATCTTCCGGAATACCGTCCCATGGGGGAACGGCACCATCGCCTTCACTGCCGCAGAGAGGGTGCGCGGGCTTCAGCACCTGCCGGCGTTCCTGAAACTGCTGCCCGGCTCGAAGCCGTCGTGATGCTCGGCGTCAACTCAAACGGGTTCGGCCACCTTCGGCGCAGCGGGGACTGCGACTGCATGTCCCGGCCCATCCCTCGCCGCCGGTTCGTACCGGGAGCGCCATGCGTTGGCGTGGAACCGCCAAGCGGTGGGCCGAAGCGGGCGCCGCACTCAGGCGAGCGTGAGCGATGTGCCGTTAATGCAGTGCAGCCACATGCCGGCTACCTTGATGTGATGGCCCAGGTGCGAGCCGCAGCGGCGGCAGTGCACCTCGGACATGGCGAAATTCTCGCCGGTCATGCCGGCCTGCCCATAGGCCCGGACCGCCCCATCGAGACCAAACATCACGCTGTTCGGCTCGGCGTGGTGAAAGAAGACCCATCCCTTGTCCAGCGGTTCGAACCATCCGGCGTCGTAGACCGGCAGGTCGCAGCCGCGGCAGAGATATCCGCCCGGATGCGCCTCGCGCCACATCTCGGTGGTCTTCGGCCATTCGGTATTGGCCTTCCGCAGGATGCCGTAGGCTTCCTCGTTCCCGTCGAGATGGTCCATCCATTCGGCCTCGGTGCGCTGGACCTCATAAGGGAAGTCCGACTCTTCGGGAACGTATTTGGTTATCGTCCGACCGGAGGGGGCGACAACTGTCTCGGCGCGGGCCGATCCGGCGAGGGCGGTCCCGGCGGCAAGCGTGGCAGCGGAGGTCAACAGGCCGCGGCGGGTGAAATCGGTCGGGGTCATGGTGATTCCTCGTGTAACTGATCCATTCAGTATCGAACCATAAGGCCGCCGTGCGCGACTGTCGCATCACGATCGCTCGCGCGCGGCGGAGCGGCTGCGCGGGCGAGGGTTGGTCCCGCCCGCGCCGGGCCGGTCAGTTGTTGTCGATGATGGCCTGGATCCGGTTCTTCTTCTGCGACTCGTTCTCGTTGCTGTCGATCACGGATTTGATCGAGGCGATTTCACCCAAGGTCAGGTCGTCGCCCATCGAGGATGGGTCGATACCCAGGCGCTCCAGGTCGTTCATCAGTGCGGTCTGCAACATATTGAAGCCCTGTCCGGCATGTCCGTCGGCAAGGGCTGCGCCCCCGAAGGCCATCGTTGCGGCAAGGACCACGGCGCTCAACTTGTTCATGGTAGTCTCCGTTCTTTTTCATTCGAGGCCGGGTCCGGTTCATCCGGGGCCCTTCGACCTCGAATGTCAGAAACACCGCTTCACCGATCACGGTCGCCCGACGAGGGTGTGAGCGCACGATTATATGATTTGCGCCCCGCAACGCGTGATCGGCCCCGTCGGAACTGTAACGAAGTGGCACTGCGGACGGGTGGATCGGCGGGTCCGGCGCGCGGTTCTGAAATGTCGCGTCAGGGGTTGCGACGCCGTCCGAGTCGGTCTAGACGCGCGCATCTGCGGACGGGGTCGCCACAAGCGGCCACGCTTCCGTTCGGGTTCGACGAGGGGGCGGGGTGGTCCTGTCTCCTCCTCTCAACTTGGGTCCTGACCCCGCGTCGCGGGGCAGGTAGTCATCGGACATGACATGAAAAGCCAGAATATCCGTATCCGGCTGAAGGCGTTCGATTACCGCGTTCTGGATGCCAGCACGCAGGAAATCGTCAACACCGCCAAGCGCACGGGTGCCCAGGTTCGCGGGCCGATCCCGCTTCCCAACAAGATCGAGCGTTTCACCGTCCTGCGCGGTCCGCACATCGACAAGAAGTCGCGCGACCAGTGGGAAATCCGCACGCACAAGCGGATGCTCGATATCGTCGACCCGACGCCGCAGACCGTGGACGCGCTCATGAAGCTCGACCTGGCCGCGGGCGTCGACGTCGAGATCAAGGTCTGAGGAGGGCACAGATATGCTGCGTTCCGGAGTGATCGCCAAGAAGGTGGGCATGACCCGCCTGTTCATGGAAGACGGCAAGCAGATTCCCGTCACCGTGCTGCAACTCGACGCGCTTCAGGTCGTCGGTCAGCGCACCGCAGACAAGCACGGCTACACCGCCGTCCAGCTGGGTGCCGGCACGGCCAAGGCCAAGCGCACGTCCCAGGCGATGCGCGGCGTCTTCAAGGCCGCCAATGTTGAGCCCAAGCGCAAGGTCGCCGAGTTCCGCGTGGACGAGGATGCCCTGATCGAAGTCGGCGAGGAAATTATCGCCGACCACTATTTCGAGGGTCAATTCGTCGATGTCAGCGGCACCTCGATCGGCAAGGGTTTCGCCGGCGCGATGAAGCGTTGGAACTTCGGCGGTTTGCGCGCCTCGCACGGCGTGTCGATCAGCCACCGCTCGCACGGCTCCACCGGTCAGTGTCAGGACCCCGGCAAGGTGTTCAAGGGCAAGAAGATGGCCGGTCACATGGGCGCCGCCCGCGTGACCACGCAAAACCTGCAGGTCGTCCGCACCGACACCGACCGTGGCCTGATCATGGTCAAGGGCGCCGTTCCCGGCTCCAAGGGCGGATGGGTCACGATCAAGGATGCGGTCAAGAAGCCGTTCCCCGAGAGTGCCATCGTTCCTGCCGCGCTGATGTCGGCGAAGCGCGAGGCCGCGAAGGCCGCCGAAGAGGCCGCCGCCGCCGCCGAGGCCGAGGCCAAGGCCGCCGCCGAGGCGCAGGCCGCCGAGCAGGCCGCCGCAGAGGAAGCCGCGCTGAAGGAAGCTGAGGCGCAGATCTCGGAAGAGAGCGCGTCGACGGACAATTCGGACGCCGAGAAGAAGGAAGGTGACGAATGAAACTCGATGTCATCACCCTGGACGGCGGCAAGGCCGGTTCGGTCGAGCTGAGCGACGACGTTTTCGGACAGGAACCGCGCCGCGACATCCTGTTCCGCGTTGTCCGCTGGCAGCGCAACAAGGCGCAGCAGGGCACGCACAAGGTCAAGACGCGCTCCGAGGTCAGCTATTCGACCAAGAAGATCGTCCGCCAGAAGGGCTCCGGCGGTGCGCGCCACGGCTCGCGCAAGGCGCCGATCTTCCGCAAGGGCGGCGTCTACAAGGGCCCCACGCCCCGCAGCCACGCCCACGACCTGACCAAGAAGGTCCGCGCCATGGGGCTGCGTCACGCGCTGTCGTCAAAGGCCGCGTCCGGCAATCTGGTCGTTGTCGACGACCTTGCCGCCGCGAACGCCAAGACGTCCGCGCTGGCCAAGCAGGTCGCGGATCTCGGCTGGAAGCGCGCGCTCGTCATCGACGGCGCCACGGTGAACGAGGACTTCGCGCAAGCCGCGCGCAACCTCGGCAACGTGGACGTCCTGCCGTCGATGGGCGCCAACGTCATGGACATCCTCAAGCGTGACACGCTCGTGCTCACGAAGGCGGGTGTCGAGGCCCTGGAGGCACGACTGAAATGAACACCTACGACGTGATCCGCAAACCGATCATCACCGAGAAGGCGACCATGGCGTCCGAAGCCAACGGCGTGGTCTTCGAGGTGGCGATCGACGCCAACAAGCCGCAGATCAAGTCCGCGGTCGAGGAACTGTTCGGCGTGAAGGTGAAGGCCGTGAACACGACCATCACCAAGGGCAAGGTCAAGCGCTTCCGCGGCCAGATGGGCCGCCGGAAGGACGTGAAGAAAGCCTACGTGACCCTTGAAGAGGGCAACACAATCGACATGACGACTGGGCTGTGAGCCGTAGGGTTGGTGAAACCCACCGCTCGTTGTGATATAAGCCCCGCCGGAGACGGCGGGGCTTTTCTTGTAGAGGTCAGGTTCTATCTAGATCCCGTGGGAGTCATAGACGCTGCACGAAATCCAGTCTTCCCGTTCAAAATCACCCTGGTCGATGGACACAATGAGATTGGAAACATCGCCGAAGCTCAATCCAAAAATCTTATTTGATGGCATCTCTAATAGCTTGATGCCGCGATCCTCGTAAGCCTCCATCACGTAGTTGGGTGATCCACCAATGTGTCCGAAAACGGTTTCGGCCGCCCTTTTCCAGATGCCCTCGTAGGCTTCCCTGACATCCGAACGTAATTTTGACGGCGTCTGAAGATAGGTTTGTCGAGCTAGGTATTCATGGAGATCCATGTACTCAAATAGATTCGCATGCCTCAACGTACTGATGGGCTCGACAGTTGGACCCGCGTAGAGGCGGGGATATGTGATCGCGGCAAGGTCCTCAACTTCGCGTGCCGCAACCTCACCTGGTATCAGGCCCGTATCACTATGGCGATTGCGGCGATCTCTTAGTTGTACGATGACCGATTGGCATTCGTCGATGCTACTCTGACGAGACAACTTCGATACGTCTTCGCTATCCTCTGCTCTCAAGTTTCTTATATTTCCTTCGATGGTCGATATTAGGCAATCAATCATCGCGTTCATTGTGTGAGTTTCGAACGGCTGCCATCGTGACTGAAGTATATCAAAGTTCCCATGAAGACCGTCTCCGATAACGTTACTACCAGATGGTGATTGCGGAGTGTTATCAGGAATAATTTGAATCGGCCATTTCGCAGGCTTAAAGAATTCTGTCTCTCCCTCCGTGCCTCGTCGATCGTATCGACATCCTAGACGTAGAGATGCCGGGTATTTCTTCGGGACCGGCCGCAGGGATCCTAGTTCTTTGGTGTGTAGAAGACGGACAAGCGGCCCACACTCTTCGTCCTCCTCTCGATAGAAGATGACGAACCATCCGTTCCTTGGGTGCAGGCCGCCCCAGGTGTCTCGCGGGACATCACGGAGATTGATTTGCGCAAGAAAAGTAAGGTGTTCACCTCGAAAAGTCGGCCAATCCACGCTGCTGGGAAGGCTTGGAGTGCCGGATAACCAGCTACCGGTTTCCTCCGGCGGAAATTTACACACTAAGCGACACGCGCCGCCATGGATCGGTCCGCTTGTGGTTCGCACCACAGGCTTCTCAGGACGTGGTTTGACCCTCCCTAGGCCAACGCGTTGAAATAGTTCTTCCAGAGACTTTGAAGTGTCGCTCATCGACTTTTTCTTCGATCCGTTCTAAAGGCATTACATGCAGAGAGAACGGGACATGATTGCGGCTATTTTGGTGCCGAAGTAGGTGGAGCAAGCGTGGGGTAGGTGATAACCCACCATCCCGGCAGGCCAAACCGGGTGCGGGCGGTGGGTTATCACCCATCCTACATTTCGGCGCGCCCAACCCTTGACCCCACCCCCCAACCCTTCTACACGCCCCCATCCCGACCACCCCGGACCCGTCCGGGGTGTCTCTTTTCGGGGTATCGAACCGGGGACCTTCGGGGCCCTTACATCCAGGGCGGGGCCGTCATGCGGGGCCGTCCGACACACAACGGAAGACAGGTAAACAATGGCACTCAAGTCGTACAAGCCGACGACGCCGGGCCAGCGTGGGCTGGTTCTGATCGACCGTTCGGAGCTGTGGAAAGGTCGCCCCGTCAAGGCGCTGACCGAAGGCCTGACCAAGAATGGCGGCCGGAACAACACCGGACGGATCACGATGCGCCGCAAGGGCGGGGGCGCCAAGCGCCTCTATCGGATCGTCGATTTCAAACGCAGCAAGCTGGACGTGCAGGCGAACGTCGAACGGATCGAGTACGATCCGAACCGGACCGCCTTCATCGCGCTCATCCGCTATACCGATGGCGAACAGGCCTATATCCTCGCCCCCCAGCGTCTCGCCGTCGGCGACCGCGTCGTGGCGAGCGCCAAGGCCGACATCAAGCCCGGCAACGCGATGCCTTTTCAGGGCATGCCCATCGGCACGATCGTTCACAACATCGAGCTGAAGCCCGGCAAGGGCGGCCAGATCGCGCGCGCGGCAGGCACGTATGCCCAGTTCGTCGGGCGTGACGGCGGCTACGCCCAGATCCGGCTCTCCTCGGGCGAGCTTCGCCTGGTGCGCCAGGAATGCATGGCGACCGTGGGCGCGGTCTCGAACCCCGACAACTCGAACCAGAACATCGGCAAGGCCGGCCGCAACCGGCACAAGGGCATCCGCCCGTCGGTCCGCGGCGTCGTGATGAACCCGATCGACCACCCGCATGGTGGCGGCGAAGGCCGCACCTCGGGCGGCCGTCACCCGGTCACGCCGTGGGGCAAGCCCACCAAGGGCGCCCGTACCCGCAACAAGAACAAGGCGTCCAGCCGACTGATCGTCCGGTCGCGTCACGCCAAGAAGAAAGGCCGCTGATATGAGCCGCTCCGTCTGGAAAGGCCCGTTCGTGGACGCCTTCGTGCTGAAGAAAGCCGAAGCCGCCCGCGAATCCGGCCGAAACGACGTGATCAAGATCTGGTCGCGCCGCTCCACCATCCTGCCGCAGTTCGTCGGCCTCACCTTCGGCGTCTACAACGGGCAGAAGCATATCCCCGTGAACGTGTCCGAAGACATGATCGGTCAGAAGTTCGGCGAATACTCCCCGACGCGCACCTATTACGGGCACGCGGCCGACAAGAAAGCCAAGAGGAAGTAAGTCATGGGCAAGGAAAAGAATCCCCGCCGCGTGGCTGACAACGAAGCCATGGCGAAGCTGCGGTCGCTGCGCACCAGCCCGCAGAAGCTGAACCTCGTGGCCGCGATGATCCGCGGCAAGAAGGTCGAGACCGCGCTGAGCGATCTGACGTTCTCGAAGAAGCGGATCGCGGTCGACGTCAAGAAGTGCCTGCAATCCGCGATCGCGAATGCCGAGAACAACCACAATCTCGATGTCGACGAACTGATCGTGGCCGAGGCGTGGGTCGGCAAGAACCTGACGATGAAGCGCGGACGCCCCCGGGCCCGCGGCCGTTTCGGGCGCATCACCAAGCCCTTCGCGGAACTGACGATCAAGGTGCGGCAAGTTGAGGAGCAAGCCTGATGGGTAACAAGGTCAACCCGATCGGCATGCGGCTCCAGGTCAATCGCACCTGGGACAGCCGCTGGTACGCCGATACGAAGGATTACGGCAATCTCCTGCTCGAGGACCTGCGCATGCGCGAGTTCATCGAGGAGGAGTGCAAACAGGCCGGCGTCAGCCGCGTCATCATCGAACGTCCGCACAAGAAGTGCCGCGTGACGATCCACACGGCCCGTCCGGGTGTGATTATCGGCAAGAAGGGTGCGGATATCGAGGTTCTGCGCAAGAAGCTGGCCGCGATGACGGATAGCGAGCTTCACCTGAACATCGTCGAGGTGCGCAAGCCCGAGCTCGATGCCGCGCTGGTCGGCGAGAGCATCGCCCAGCAGTTGGAGCGTCGCGTCTCGTTCCGTCGCGCGATGAAGCGTGCGGTCCAGAACGCCATGCGGATGGGTGCGCTCGGCATCCGGGTGAACCTGGCGGGCCGTCTCGGCGGCGCCGAGATCGCACGGACGGAGTGGTATCGCGAGGGCCGCGTGCCGCTGCATACGCTGCGCGCCGACATCGACTTCGCGAATATCGAGGCCAAGACGCCCTATGGGATCATCGGGATCAAGGTCTGGATCTTCAAGGGCGAGATCATGGAGCACGATCCGTCGGCCCGTGACCGCAAGGCCCAGGAACTTCAGGACGGCCCCGCCCCGCGCGGCGCGGGTGGACGTCGCGACGATCGCCCCCGCGGCGACCGTCGGCGCTGAGGAGGCATAGATCATGTTGCAACCGAAACGGACGAAGTTCCGCAAAGCCTTCAAGGGCCGCATCAAGGGCGACGCCAAGGGTGGCTCGGATCTGAACTTCGGCACTTATGGCCTGAAGGCGACGCAACCCGAGCGGGTCACCGCCCGTCAGATCGAGGCTGCCCGCCGTGCCATGACGCGCCACATGAAGCGTCAGGGCCGTGTCTGGATCCGGATTTTCCCGGACCTGCCGGTGACGTCCAAACCCACCGAAGTGCGGATGGGTAAGGGCAAGGGTTCGGTCGATTACTGGGCTTGCAAGGTCAAACCGGGCCGCGTGATGTTCGAGATCGACGGCGTCAACGAGACCGTCGCGCGCGAGGCGCTGCGCCTGGCCGCGATGAAGCTGCCGATCAAGACGCGCACGGTGGTCC
Proteins encoded in this window:
- a CDS encoding peptide-methionine (R)-S-oxide reductase, translated to MTPTDFTRRGLLTSAATLAAGTALAGSARAETVVAPSGRTITKYVPEESDFPYEVQRTEAEWMDHLDGNEEAYGILRKANTEWPKTTEMWREAHPGGYLCRGCDLPVYDAGWFEPLDKGWVFFHHAEPNSVMFGLDGAVRAYGQAGMTGENFAMSEVHCRRCGSHLGHHIKVAGMWLHCINGTSLTLA
- the rpsJ gene encoding 30S ribosomal protein S10, which encodes MKSQNIRIRLKAFDYRVLDASTQEIVNTAKRTGAQVRGPIPLPNKIERFTVLRGPHIDKKSRDQWEIRTHKRMLDIVDPTPQTVDALMKLDLAAGVDVEIKV
- the rplC gene encoding 50S ribosomal protein L3, which gives rise to MLRSGVIAKKVGMTRLFMEDGKQIPVTVLQLDALQVVGQRTADKHGYTAVQLGAGTAKAKRTSQAMRGVFKAANVEPKRKVAEFRVDEDALIEVGEEIIADHYFEGQFVDVSGTSIGKGFAGAMKRWNFGGLRASHGVSISHRSHGSTGQCQDPGKVFKGKKMAGHMGAARVTTQNLQVVRTDTDRGLIMVKGAVPGSKGGWVTIKDAVKKPFPESAIVPAALMSAKREAAKAAEEAAAAAEAEAKAAAEAQAAEQAAAEEAALKEAEAQISEESASTDNSDAEKKEGDE
- the rplD gene encoding 50S ribosomal protein L4 encodes the protein MKLDVITLDGGKAGSVELSDDVFGQEPRRDILFRVVRWQRNKAQQGTHKVKTRSEVSYSTKKIVRQKGSGGARHGSRKAPIFRKGGVYKGPTPRSHAHDLTKKVRAMGLRHALSSKAASGNLVVVDDLAAANAKTSALAKQVADLGWKRALVIDGATVNEDFAQAARNLGNVDVLPSMGANVMDILKRDTLVLTKAGVEALEARLK
- a CDS encoding 50S ribosomal protein L23, with product MNTYDVIRKPIITEKATMASEANGVVFEVAIDANKPQIKSAVEELFGVKVKAVNTTITKGKVKRFRGQMGRRKDVKKAYVTLEEGNTIDMTTGL
- the rplB gene encoding 50S ribosomal protein L2, whose protein sequence is MALKSYKPTTPGQRGLVLIDRSELWKGRPVKALTEGLTKNGGRNNTGRITMRRKGGGAKRLYRIVDFKRSKLDVQANVERIEYDPNRTAFIALIRYTDGEQAYILAPQRLAVGDRVVASAKADIKPGNAMPFQGMPIGTIVHNIELKPGKGGQIARAAGTYAQFVGRDGGYAQIRLSSGELRLVRQECMATVGAVSNPDNSNQNIGKAGRNRHKGIRPSVRGVVMNPIDHPHGGGEGRTSGGRHPVTPWGKPTKGARTRNKNKASSRLIVRSRHAKKKGR
- the rpsS gene encoding 30S ribosomal protein S19; the encoded protein is MSRSVWKGPFVDAFVLKKAEAARESGRNDVIKIWSRRSTILPQFVGLTFGVYNGQKHIPVNVSEDMIGQKFGEYSPTRTYYGHAADKKAKRK
- the rplV gene encoding 50S ribosomal protein L22, with the translated sequence MGKEKNPRRVADNEAMAKLRSLRTSPQKLNLVAAMIRGKKVETALSDLTFSKKRIAVDVKKCLQSAIANAENNHNLDVDELIVAEAWVGKNLTMKRGRPRARGRFGRITKPFAELTIKVRQVEEQA
- the rpsC gene encoding 30S ribosomal protein S3, with the protein product MGNKVNPIGMRLQVNRTWDSRWYADTKDYGNLLLEDLRMREFIEEECKQAGVSRVIIERPHKKCRVTIHTARPGVIIGKKGADIEVLRKKLAAMTDSELHLNIVEVRKPELDAALVGESIAQQLERRVSFRRAMKRAVQNAMRMGALGIRVNLAGRLGGAEIARTEWYREGRVPLHTLRADIDFANIEAKTPYGIIGIKVWIFKGEIMEHDPSARDRKAQELQDGPAPRGAGGRRDDRPRGDRRR
- the rplP gene encoding 50S ribosomal protein L16 — protein: MLQPKRTKFRKAFKGRIKGDAKGGSDLNFGTYGLKATQPERVTARQIEAARRAMTRHMKRQGRVWIRIFPDLPVTSKPTEVRMGKGKGSVDYWACKVKPGRVMFEIDGVNETVAREALRLAAMKLPIKTRTVVREDW